One stretch of Rhinolophus ferrumequinum isolate MPI-CBG mRhiFer1 chromosome 5, mRhiFer1_v1.p, whole genome shotgun sequence DNA includes these proteins:
- the LOC117022410 gene encoding LRP chaperone MESD-like encodes MVASGWSRTPGPALCLLCAFDLLLLLLPPHIQMAEGPTRTPSEAAPPPRKKKKDIRDYNDADVARLLEQWEKDDDIEEGDLPEHKGPSAPIDFSQIDPRKPESTLKMTKKGKTVMMFVTVSGSPMEETEEITSLWQGSLFNANYDVQRFIVGSDRAIFMLRGGSYAWEIKDFSVSQDRCAEVTLEGQVYPGKGGGSKEKNETKQEKGKKKKEGVPKPRASKEDNRAGNTREDL; translated from the coding sequence atggtGGCCTCTGGGTGGTCGCGCACGCCTGGTCCTGCTCtgtgcctgctctgtgcctttgatctgctgctgttgctgctacCACCCCACATCCAAATGGCCGAGGGTCCCACCAGGACGCCCAGCGAGGCTGCCCCGCCTCCCCggaagaagaagaaggatatTCGCGATTACAATGATGCGGACGTGGCGCGTCTTCTGGAACAGTGGGAGAAAGACGATGACATCGAGGAAGGAGATCTCCCAGAGCACAAAGGGCCCTCGGCACCTATCGACTTCTCGCAGATAGACCCGCGCAAGCCTGAGAGCACATTGAAAATGACCAAGAAAGGAAAGACTGTCATGATGTTTGTCACCGTATCAGGAAGCCCCATGGAGGAGACGGAGGAAATCACCAGTCTCTGGCAGGGCAGCCTTTTCAATGCCAACTACGACGTCCAGAGGTTCATCGTGGGCTCAGACCGCGCCATCTTCATGCTTCGTGGTGGGAGTTACGCCTGGGAGATCAAGGACTTTTCGGTCAGTCAAGACCGGTGTGCTGAAGTAACTCTGGAGGGACAGGTGTACCCTGGCAAAGGAggaggaagcaaagagaaaaacgaAACAAAGCAAGAgaagggcaagaaaaagaaggagggagtCCCGAAACCTCGGGCTTCGAAGGAAGACAATCGAGCTGGGAATACACGAGAAGACCTGTAA